Proteins encoded in a region of the Flavobacterium sp. MDT1-60 genome:
- a CDS encoding murein L,D-transpeptidase, translated as MKNFTLTIFLVSCFIVSSFGFSKNNLLSENKKTTFFIPNISFANYAAPAIDNATLLAFFKKYSQLKDYQNDVSTLYKDRSYKAIWYSGSQINEFGHLMYHKLNSTYEEGVQIRIPYKDKIDEVFDEDSTEKVSESDTELLLSSMYILYAKHVYQGMDAAAQNKLEWYLPKKKISYETLLDSISGNPNLLDQNNHVLFSQYYKLQEVLKKYREIEKNGTWNKISMDIPFQDLRPDATSQTIADIRQRLAIVGDLAKDSKSNFYDQELMDGIMKYKARYVLKPNYIITKDFIDQMNEPVSDRIKTIMLNMERCRWIPPTLENQSEYVMVNIPSFRLYYVRDGNYDIVSNVFIGTPLTQTVIFSGQIDRIVFSPYWYVPGSIIKNELKLKMAEEKNYLADHNMEWNGGKVRQKPGPNNALGLVKFMFPNPNDIYMHDTPSKSLFGFEKRIFSHGCINVEKAKELAIAMLREYPDWPVDKINSAMSGVKETPCMLKKKVPIYIGYFTAWVSKEGEIGFFPDVYERDVQLNRLLFPQDTEFKTANN; from the coding sequence ATGAAAAATTTTACTCTGACAATCTTTTTAGTTTCTTGTTTTATTGTTTCTTCTTTTGGATTTTCAAAGAACAACCTTCTTTCTGAAAATAAGAAAACAACTTTTTTTATTCCCAATATTTCTTTTGCTAACTATGCCGCACCAGCTATCGACAATGCCACCTTGTTGGCCTTTTTTAAAAAATATTCTCAATTAAAAGACTATCAAAACGATGTCTCAACCCTTTATAAAGACAGATCATACAAAGCCATTTGGTATAGTGGTAGTCAGATAAACGAATTTGGACATCTAATGTATCATAAGTTAAATTCTACTTACGAAGAAGGGGTTCAAATTAGAATTCCGTATAAAGATAAAATCGATGAGGTTTTTGATGAAGATTCAACCGAAAAAGTGTCAGAATCAGATACTGAGCTTTTATTGAGTTCAATGTACATACTTTATGCAAAACATGTGTATCAGGGAATGGATGCAGCCGCACAGAATAAGCTTGAATGGTATTTACCAAAGAAAAAAATATCGTATGAGACTTTATTGGATTCTATTTCGGGCAATCCGAATTTATTAGATCAAAATAATCATGTGCTTTTTAGTCAATATTATAAACTTCAGGAGGTTTTAAAAAAATACAGAGAAATTGAAAAAAACGGCACATGGAATAAAATTTCAATGGATATACCGTTTCAGGATTTGCGCCCCGATGCTACTTCACAAACCATTGCAGACATAAGACAGCGTTTGGCAATCGTTGGAGATTTGGCCAAAGACTCTAAAAGTAATTTTTACGATCAGGAATTAATGGACGGAATTATGAAATACAAAGCCCGTTATGTGCTTAAACCAAATTATATTATTACAAAAGATTTTATTGATCAAATGAACGAACCTGTAAGCGATCGTATAAAAACAATAATGTTGAATATGGAACGCTGCCGATGGATTCCGCCAACTTTGGAAAACCAAAGCGAGTATGTTATGGTTAATATTCCGTCTTTTCGATTGTATTATGTCAGAGACGGAAATTATGATATTGTCTCCAATGTTTTCATAGGAACACCTTTAACCCAAACTGTCATTTTTAGCGGTCAGATCGATCGTATTGTTTTTAGTCCATATTGGTATGTGCCGGGCAGTATCATTAAAAATGAATTAAAACTGAAAATGGCAGAAGAGAAAAACTATCTCGCAGATCATAATATGGAATGGAATGGCGGAAAAGTAAGGCAAAAACCAGGGCCTAATAACGCTTTGGGTTTAGTGAAATTTATGTTTCCCAACCCGAACGACATTTATATGCACGACACACCCTCTAAGAGTTTATTCGGATTTGAGAAACGTATTTTCAGCCACGGTTGCATCAATGTAGAAAAAGCAAAAGAACTGGCTATTGCAATGCTAAGAGAATATCCGGACTGGCCTGTCGACAAAATAAATTCGGCTATGAGCGGAGTTAAAGAAACGCCTTGTATGCTCAAGAAAAAAGTTCCAATCTATATTGGTTATTTTACTGCCTGGGTAAGTAAAGAAGGTGAAATTGGTTTCTTCCCTGACGTTTATGAACGGGATGTTCAGTTGAATAGATTGCTTTTCCCGCAGGATACTGAGTTTAAGACGGCTAATAATTGA
- a CDS encoding ATP-binding protein: MAYIQQMNGDYYGSKETLTEALPYIRKDENYLAAVNNFFGIADKELSLYDDAIYYYSEALKGAKDKSSKQAPLNNIAVVYIQQKKYDKAIKILESILNKNASLAEPPTKRKLRILDNLGFAYFKKGMNKKGLALMLKSLTLRNQTEDLYGSIESCLHLAEYYSKTNSKKSNEYAQLAYQNATKLNSVDERLEALSFLMTNTSDSKNTKYAEKFISVNDSIIKIRNNFKNKFAKIKYDSKKEKDENQKLRLEKAENLLSLQEAKYQRILFVFGIIALFFVLIYSRKYYRNRNRIEKIKTAYDTETRIAKDIHDELANDVFHAITFTQTQPLTSDSTKETLIQKLDQIYIRVRGISRENNDIDTGVNYLQNLKEMLSTYNSGTTNVIINSIEKVTWDTVDEIKKITIYRVLQELMVNMKKHSDASRVVVKFDSNQKTINIDYVDDGKGSTREKINKNGLQNMENRILAIKGSIIFDTEPEKGFKVKITLPK, translated from the coding sequence ATGGCATATATTCAGCAAATGAATGGAGATTATTACGGAAGCAAGGAAACGTTGACAGAAGCTTTACCTTATATCCGAAAAGACGAGAATTATCTTGCCGCTGTAAACAATTTTTTTGGGATTGCTGATAAGGAACTTTCTCTTTATGATGATGCAATTTACTATTACAGTGAAGCATTAAAAGGTGCAAAGGATAAATCATCAAAACAAGCTCCTTTAAATAATATTGCGGTCGTTTATATTCAACAGAAAAAATATGATAAAGCAATAAAGATCTTGGAATCGATCTTAAATAAAAATGCATCACTAGCTGAACCGCCAACAAAAAGAAAACTTAGAATTTTAGACAATCTCGGGTTTGCTTATTTTAAAAAAGGAATGAATAAAAAAGGACTTGCGTTAATGCTAAAAAGTCTTACACTAAGAAATCAAACTGAGGATCTTTACGGAAGTATTGAAAGTTGTTTGCATTTAGCGGAATATTATTCGAAAACCAATTCTAAAAAGTCTAATGAATATGCCCAATTAGCCTATCAAAATGCTACAAAACTCAATAGTGTTGACGAGCGACTGGAAGCTTTGTCTTTTTTGATGACAAATACTTCGGACTCGAAAAATACTAAATATGCTGAAAAATTTATTTCGGTAAATGACAGTATTATCAAAATCAGAAACAACTTCAAAAACAAATTTGCCAAGATTAAATACGATTCGAAAAAAGAGAAAGATGAGAATCAGAAACTTCGTTTAGAAAAAGCGGAGAATTTATTGTCATTACAAGAAGCAAAATATCAAAGAATCTTGTTTGTGTTTGGAATCATTGCGCTCTTTTTTGTTTTAATTTATTCAAGAAAGTATTATAGGAACCGAAATAGGATCGAGAAAATAAAAACGGCTTACGATACCGAAACCAGAATTGCCAAAGATATTCATGATGAACTGGCAAATGATGTTTTTCATGCCATCACTTTTACACAAACGCAACCGCTCACAAGCGACAGTACAAAAGAAACTTTGATTCAGAAATTAGATCAGATTTATATTCGTGTTCGTGGCATTTCAAGAGAGAACAATGATATTGACACCGGTGTAAATTATCTTCAAAATTTAAAAGAAATGCTTTCTACTTATAATAGCGGTACTACAAATGTTATTATTAATAGCATCGAAAAAGTAACCTGGGATACAGTAGATGAAATTAAAAAGATTACAATTTATCGCGTGCTACAAGAGTTGATGGTAAATATGAAAAAACATAGTGATGCCTCTCGGGTTGTTGTAAAATTTGACAGCAATCAAAAAACGATAAATATTGACTATGTAGATGACGGTAAAGGAAGTACAAGAGAAAAAATTAACAAGAATGGTCTGCAAAATATGGAAAACCGTATTCTGGCTATAAAAGGATCTATTATTTTTGACACTGAACCGGAGAAAGGTTTTAAAGTAAAAATAACACTGCCTAAATAA
- a CDS encoding DUF4236 domain-containing protein, which produces MGFRFQKRIRLGGGLGLNISKSGISPSLRTKMGTFSKNGYSVKTGISGVRYQNSGCIVLFAFTGIVTFLIFTLKHL; this is translated from the coding sequence ATGGGCTTTCGATTTCAAAAAAGAATTAGGCTTGGAGGCGGACTTGGATTAAATATTAGTAAATCCGGGATTTCTCCAAGTTTAAGAACAAAAATGGGAACATTTAGCAAAAACGGTTATTCTGTAAAAACAGGTATATCTGGAGTGAGATATCAAAATAGCGGCTGTATCGTATTGTTCGCATTTACAGGAATTGTAACATTTTTAATTTTCACACTAAAACATTTATAA
- a CDS encoding ABC transporter permease yields the protein MKSLTQLFSIKKADDSSVKTFEDNEEDREQIRITYYQSGFAASVKATGKPIVLKACLQNLYMSFEDQCRKQKLEQDRLKQPYREEQEKNRTELKKSEAAIGIFEKKEQDINDEIDQIKSDIIEVKRNPDKYGIEDGKGLKAQFYIGLFLLLPITLYLLVFYISASYSAFFKEFANDSLTAAIFDANALTNSFKASWLEGVLVITIPFVFMGLGYVIHMVQKEKGIKNIFRMIGLFITTFLFDALLAYQIEKKIYEFNKTTDSSPYNLNIALGEAEFWMIIFAGFVVYIIWGLVFDFVMKEFENIDKIRAFIRGKKEKQIDLDKLKVDIIAKINDFKQQVVTLNGKNSELQSKIDGFVFPVKEYLHYHHQYKEGWFQAINTEIALPHKEKVELLEGCENLSEEHLGKLNLVDPDFQHLVYSKN from the coding sequence ATGAAATCACTTACACAATTATTCAGTATAAAAAAAGCTGACGATTCTTCTGTCAAAACATTCGAAGATAATGAAGAAGACAGAGAACAAATAAGAATCACCTATTATCAAAGTGGCTTTGCAGCATCAGTAAAAGCAACCGGAAAACCTATTGTTTTAAAAGCATGCCTGCAAAATCTCTATATGAGTTTTGAGGATCAATGTCGAAAACAGAAATTAGAACAGGACAGGTTAAAACAACCTTACCGTGAAGAACAGGAAAAAAACAGAACTGAACTTAAAAAATCTGAAGCCGCAATAGGAATTTTTGAAAAGAAGGAACAAGATATTAATGATGAAATTGATCAAATAAAGAGCGATATTATCGAAGTAAAACGCAATCCAGATAAATACGGAATTGAAGACGGTAAAGGCTTAAAAGCTCAATTTTACATTGGATTATTTCTTTTGTTACCAATAACACTTTATTTATTAGTCTTTTATATTTCTGCTTCTTATTCTGCTTTTTTTAAAGAATTTGCCAATGACAGTTTAACAGCCGCCATTTTTGATGCAAATGCCTTAACAAATTCTTTTAAAGCAAGCTGGCTCGAAGGTGTTTTGGTAATTACGATTCCATTTGTATTTATGGGATTGGGTTATGTAATTCATATGGTTCAAAAAGAAAAAGGAATTAAAAACATCTTTAGAATGATTGGCCTATTTATAACAACCTTTTTATTTGATGCTCTTTTAGCCTATCAAATTGAAAAAAAGATATACGAGTTCAATAAAACAACAGATTCCTCTCCTTACAACTTAAATATTGCATTAGGCGAAGCCGAATTCTGGATGATCATATTTGCAGGATTCGTAGTTTATATTATTTGGGGACTTGTTTTTGATTTTGTAATGAAAGAATTTGAAAACATTGATAAAATAAGGGCTTTCATTAGAGGTAAAAAAGAAAAACAAATAGATTTAGATAAATTGAAAGTTGATATTATTGCTAAAATCAATGATTTTAAACAACAGGTAGTTACACTCAACGGAAAAAATTCAGAATTACAATCTAAAATTGATGGCTTTGTTTTTCCTGTCAAAGAATATCTGCATTATCATCACCAGTATAAAGAAGGTTGGTTTCAGGCAATTAATACTGAGATAGCTTTACCACACAAAGAAAAAGTAGAATTATTAGAAGGCTGCGAAAACTTGTCCGAAGAACATCTTGGGAAACTGAATTTAGTTGATCCTGACTTTCAACATTTAGTATATTCTAAAAACTAA
- a CDS encoding response regulator transcription factor: MFKKVIIAEDLDAMNLGIQQVLKDLNIVNFQHSKFCDEAFLKIRAAINQNEPFDLLISDLSFKTDHRKATIANGDELVQKVRELQPDIKIIAYSVEDKNYRIKSLFDNAEVDAFVLKGLNSIEELKKAIHIISTSDQKFISPEVSSALKEKNNYEIDDIDILILKHLSLGTPQDDIIQILKDSGIKPKSKSAMEKRLSKLKDFFKANNTVHLVSITKDMGII, encoded by the coding sequence ATGTTTAAAAAAGTAATAATAGCCGAAGATCTTGATGCGATGAATTTAGGAATTCAACAAGTCTTAAAAGATTTAAATATTGTAAATTTTCAGCATTCCAAATTTTGCGATGAAGCATTTTTAAAAATACGTGCCGCAATTAACCAAAATGAACCATTTGATTTATTAATTAGCGATCTTTCCTTTAAAACAGATCATCGCAAAGCAACTATTGCAAATGGTGACGAACTGGTTCAAAAGGTACGTGAATTACAACCTGACATTAAAATTATTGCCTATTCTGTAGAAGATAAAAATTATCGAATTAAATCGCTTTTTGATAATGCAGAAGTAGACGCTTTTGTACTTAAAGGCCTGAACAGCATCGAAGAACTAAAAAAAGCAATCCATATTATTTCAACTTCTGATCAAAAATTCATTTCCCCTGAAGTTTCTTCTGCATTGAAGGAAAAAAACAACTACGAAATAGATGATATTGATATTCTGATTTTGAAGCATTTATCACTTGGAACTCCGCAAGATGATATCATACAAATTCTAAAAGATTCAGGCATAAAACCCAAGAGTAAAAGTGCTATGGAAAAAAGACTTTCTAAACTAAAAGACTTTTTTAAAGCTAATAATACAGTTCATTTGGTTTCTATTACTAAAGATATGGGGATTATTTAA
- a CDS encoding excalibur calcium-binding domain-containing protein, whose translation MGYRKGYYKKDGTYVQGHFANTRSRSYTKKNSGCILIFLLSVLIGSVISCSESSETSDVTSNTPSSNCPTKTCGNFSSQSAAQSTYNSNKTCYKNLDSDGDGIACENLSK comes from the coding sequence ATGGGATATAGAAAAGGATATTATAAAAAAGACGGAACTTATGTTCAAGGGCATTTTGCTAATACAAGATCAAGATCTTACACAAAGAAAAATAGCGGATGTATACTTATTTTTTTGCTATCAGTATTAATAGGCAGCGTAATTTCTTGTTCGGAATCTTCAGAGACATCAGATGTAACAAGCAATACTCCAAGCTCAAATTGCCCAACCAAAACTTGTGGTAATTTTTCATCTCAATCGGCAGCACAATCTACCTACAACAGTAACAAAACCTGTTACAAAAATTTAGATTCTGACGGTGACGGAATAGCATGCGAAAATTTATCAAAATAA
- a CDS encoding glycoside hydrolase family 3 C-terminal domain-containing protein — translation MKKSIALYQIILFLFLSIYSQAQDKKEKFPFQNTTLSFEARVNDLVSRLTLEEKVSQMLNSSPAISRLDIPAYDWWNETLHGVARTPFKTTVYPQAIAMAATFDKNSLFKMADYSALEGRAIYNKAVESGRTNERYLGLTYWTPNINIFRDPRWGRGQETYGEDPFLTATLGDFFVKGLQGDDPKYLKAAACAKHYAVHSGPEPLRHTFDVDVTPYELWDTYLPAFKKLVTESKVAGVMCAYNAFRTQPCCASDILMTDILRNQWKFDGYVTSDCWAIDDFFKNHKTHPDAASASADAVFHGTDIDCGTDAYKALVQAVKTGKIPESQIDISVKRLFMIRFRLGMFDPVEMVKYAQTPASVLESPAHQEHAVKMAQQSMVLLRNENNTLPLSKKIKKIAVLGPNADNSISILGNYNGTPSKLSTVLQGIKDKLGANTEVIYEKAINFTNDTLLVYADVKNQYTFEGKQGFKAEYFNNTDLSGKPEITRTETELNHFWQEGEAVVQNIKANNFSARYTTNFTAAENGSITFELTADDGYRFLVNGKEELNAWKKNRWGGQTFELKTTKGTVYNLVIEYWQGEGKGNVALNAGNYKKTDFTALVNRLKDVDAFVFAGGISPQLEGEEMKVNFPGFKGGDRTSILLPAVQTDLMKALQKTGKPVVFVMMTGSAIAIPWEAQNVSAIVNAWYGGQAAGTAVADILFGDYNPAGRLPITFYKGDSDLPEFVDYKMDNRTYRYFKGAPLYGFGYGLSYTTFKYDALKMPSKIAKGKSVSVSVRITNTGKMAGEEVAQLYVINQNTSIKAPLKTLKGFERISLKAGESKTITFILSPEDLSYVTAEGIYQQYNGKIKIAIGGHLPDEPNPTSSNVITEDILIQ, via the coding sequence ATGAAAAAATCAATCGCTCTTTATCAAATCATATTATTTTTATTTCTTTCCATTTATTCTCAAGCTCAGGATAAAAAAGAAAAATTTCCTTTTCAGAACACAACTTTAAGTTTTGAAGCAAGAGTAAACGATCTGGTAAGTCGTTTGACTTTGGAAGAAAAAGTTTCGCAAATGCTGAATTCCTCTCCGGCAATTTCGAGATTGGACATTCCGGCTTATGACTGGTGGAATGAAACACTTCACGGTGTTGCAAGAACTCCTTTTAAAACTACTGTATATCCTCAGGCTATTGCCATGGCCGCCACTTTTGATAAAAATTCACTTTTTAAAATGGCTGATTATTCGGCTTTAGAAGGAAGAGCGATTTACAACAAAGCTGTTGAATCAGGCCGAACCAACGAACGTTATCTTGGCCTTACGTACTGGACACCTAATATTAATATTTTTCGTGACCCTCGTTGGGGACGCGGACAGGAAACCTATGGCGAAGATCCGTTTTTGACTGCAACTTTAGGAGATTTCTTTGTTAAAGGACTTCAGGGAGATGACCCTAAATATTTAAAAGCGGCAGCCTGTGCCAAACATTATGCTGTTCATAGTGGCCCGGAACCTTTGCGTCATACTTTTGATGTTGATGTAACTCCTTATGAACTTTGGGATACCTATTTGCCTGCGTTTAAAAAATTAGTAACCGAGTCTAAGGTTGCCGGTGTAATGTGTGCTTACAATGCTTTTAGAACGCAGCCTTGTTGTGCAAGTGATATTTTGATGACGGATATTTTGCGAAATCAATGGAAATTTGATGGGTATGTAACTTCAGATTGTTGGGCGATTGACGATTTCTTTAAAAATCATAAAACTCATCCTGATGCAGCATCGGCTTCAGCTGACGCTGTTTTCCACGGAACGGATATTGACTGCGGAACAGACGCCTATAAAGCTTTGGTACAAGCGGTAAAAACCGGAAAAATACCTGAATCACAAATCGACATTTCTGTAAAACGTCTTTTTATGATCCGTTTCAGATTGGGAATGTTTGATCCGGTTGAAATGGTGAAATATGCTCAAACGCCAGCTTCTGTATTAGAAAGTCCCGCACATCAGGAACATGCTGTAAAAATGGCGCAGCAATCGATGGTTTTGCTTAGAAATGAAAACAATACTTTGCCATTAAGCAAAAAAATAAAGAAGATCGCTGTTTTGGGTCCAAATGCAGATAATTCGATTTCTATTTTAGGGAATTACAACGGAACACCTTCAAAACTATCCACCGTATTACAAGGCATTAAAGACAAATTAGGTGCAAATACTGAAGTCATTTATGAGAAAGCCATCAACTTTACCAATGATACTTTATTAGTGTATGCCGATGTCAAAAACCAATATACTTTTGAAGGAAAACAAGGTTTTAAAGCCGAATATTTCAACAACACCGATCTTTCAGGGAAACCGGAAATTACACGAACTGAAACCGAATTAAACCATTTTTGGCAGGAAGGCGAAGCTGTTGTTCAAAATATTAAAGCCAATAATTTTTCTGCCCGTTACACAACCAATTTTACGGCAGCTGAAAATGGCAGCATTACTTTTGAACTTACTGCTGACGATGGCTACCGCTTTCTTGTGAATGGAAAAGAAGAACTAAATGCGTGGAAAAAAAATCGCTGGGGTGGACAAACTTTTGAATTAAAAACAACAAAAGGAACCGTTTATAATTTGGTTATTGAATATTGGCAGGGAGAAGGAAAAGGCAACGTTGCCCTGAATGCCGGAAACTACAAAAAAACCGATTTTACAGCTCTTGTCAATCGCTTAAAAGATGTCGATGCCTTTGTTTTTGCCGGTGGAATTTCGCCGCAATTAGAAGGCGAAGAAATGAAAGTAAATTTTCCGGGTTTTAAAGGCGGAGATCGAACTTCGATTTTATTACCAGCTGTACAAACCGATTTGATGAAAGCGCTTCAAAAGACTGGAAAACCAGTTGTTTTCGTGATGATGACCGGAAGTGCGATTGCTATTCCGTGGGAAGCACAAAATGTTTCTGCCATTGTAAATGCCTGGTATGGCGGACAAGCTGCCGGAACAGCGGTCGCAGATATCCTTTTTGGAGATTATAATCCGGCCGGAAGATTACCGATTACGTTTTACAAAGGCGATTCAGACTTACCTGAATTTGTAGATTATAAAATGGACAACAGAACTTATCGTTATTTTAAAGGAGCACCTCTTTATGGTTTTGGATACGGTCTGAGTTATACTACCTTTAAATATGATGCGCTAAAAATGCCATCAAAAATTGCTAAAGGAAAAAGCGTTTCAGTTTCTGTACGCATCACCAATACCGGTAAAATGGCCGGCGAAGAAGTAGCGCAATTGTATGTTATCAATCAAAATACATCTATAAAAGCTCCTCTTAAAACCCTAAAAGGATTTGAACGCATAAGTCTTAAAGCGGGAGAAAGTAAAACCATAACTTTTATACTTTCTCCGGAAGATTTATCGTATGTTACTGCTGAAGGCATTTACCAACAATACAATGGTAAAATTAAAATTGCAATTGGAGGTCATCTGCCTGACGAACCTAATCCAACAAGCAGTAATGTAATTACTGAGGATATTTTGATTCAGTAA